From Bacteroidota bacterium, the proteins below share one genomic window:
- a CDS encoding flippase-like domain-containing protein — MRQSTENILVRWGWILKLLIAAVAFTFIYWQVVRREGLATLVAVARDSWSEPHNRVLLSAVLLGMLINWAIEAFKWKRVLRPLEQVSLLKALEAVFSGLSVSFFTPNRVGEYAGRVFHLVKADRPQAVLATILENVSQLVITLFFGGFALAYGVQDLITTQSYLMSSFRILSVVGACFLVLAFIYSGVLQAMFVRLRFSGRWLRVTGILERYTKAQMIELLLLSALRYFIFTGQFFLLLHVFGAPLPYGVAMLRIALTYLAMSVIPSIALTELGVRGALAAWVFQPVTEQVSGVLLATSALWVINLVLPALIGLLFVFDFKFVKKRT, encoded by the coding sequence ATGCGACAAAGTACGGAAAATATACTCGTTCGCTGGGGCTGGATACTCAAGCTCCTGATCGCCGCTGTCGCCTTTACGTTTATTTACTGGCAAGTGGTTCGACGGGAAGGACTGGCAACACTGGTAGCTGTTGCACGCGATTCCTGGAGTGAGCCGCACAACCGGGTACTCCTCTCGGCCGTGTTGCTCGGCATGCTGATCAACTGGGCGATCGAGGCGTTCAAATGGAAACGGGTCTTGCGCCCATTGGAGCAGGTCTCGCTCCTGAAGGCGTTGGAAGCGGTCTTCTCCGGACTCTCCGTCAGCTTTTTTACCCCGAATAGAGTAGGGGAATACGCGGGTCGCGTTTTCCATCTCGTGAAAGCCGATCGCCCACAGGCGGTTTTGGCAACCATATTGGAAAACGTGAGCCAGCTCGTCATCACGCTCTTCTTTGGCGGCTTCGCGTTGGCTTATGGTGTGCAGGACCTGATTACGACCCAATCCTATCTGATGAGTTCCTTCCGGATCTTGTCCGTGGTGGGCGCCTGCTTTCTCGTGCTTGCGTTTATCTATTCCGGTGTATTGCAGGCAATGTTCGTGCGACTGCGTTTCTCGGGCAGGTGGCTGCGCGTCACCGGGATTCTGGAGCGCTATACCAAGGCGCAGATGATCGAACTCTTGTTGCTCTCGGCCTTACGTTATTTCATCTTCACCGGACAATTCTTCCTGCTCCTGCACGTGTTCGGTGCCCCCTTACCGTATGGGGTCGCGATGCTCCGGATCGCCCTGACGTACCTGGCCATGTCGGTCATTCCTTCGATCGCGCTGACGGAACTCGGTGTACGAGGCGCGTTGGCCGCCTGGGTCTTTCAGCCGGTCACCGAGCAGGTGAGCGGCGTACTGCTCGCGACATCCGCGCTATGGGTCATCAACCTGGTACTGCCCGCGCTCATCGGCCTCTTGTTCGTGTTTGATTTCAAATTCGTGAAGAAGCGTACATGA
- a CDS encoding glycosyltransferase, with product MMLVLGVYTLFSFLYVIFLGRVRKAWWSLRQANVEQPASVSFPFVTVIVPVRNEAQHLPDLLNDLLAQDYPDDRWELIVVNDGSADGTAAIAADFFHSHPNRGGLLNLPDKEGGSKKQAVAMAIANAKGEWILTTDGDCRVGPSWLTTMAQGMSPGRTMLAGPVNLVGSPDFLGRLQTAEWIGLQCIGAAGIYRGRNFFCNGANLAYRKQAFTESGGFTRSKKRLSGDDTDLLLQFSRSWPGSIGFQSGTGAIVETFADDGIGSAFSQRHRWASKIPVALTTVTLLISLIAWLSHAGFLAALCIMFFSPIAAFVVLPVFFLKVLAEYLLLKDGADYFGHRVSFGLILAAQPFYALYITLVGAAAVFLPYTWKGRKGR from the coding sequence ATGATGCTCGTGCTCGGAGTTTATACACTCTTCAGCTTCCTGTATGTTATCTTTCTAGGTCGTGTCCGGAAAGCCTGGTGGAGCCTGAGACAAGCCAATGTCGAGCAGCCAGCTTCCGTTTCATTCCCATTCGTCACTGTTATTGTACCGGTGCGGAATGAAGCGCAACACCTGCCCGATCTTTTGAACGACTTGTTGGCACAGGATTATCCGGACGATCGGTGGGAGCTCATCGTTGTGAATGATGGGTCTGCCGACGGCACAGCAGCCATTGCGGCTGATTTTTTTCATTCCCACCCGAACCGCGGCGGTCTGCTGAATCTTCCGGATAAGGAAGGCGGATCAAAAAAGCAGGCTGTCGCGATGGCGATAGCAAATGCAAAAGGCGAATGGATCCTCACCACCGACGGGGATTGTAGGGTTGGCCCTTCCTGGTTAACAACTATGGCGCAGGGTATGTCGCCCGGTCGTACCATGCTGGCAGGACCCGTCAACCTGGTTGGTTCACCGGATTTCCTGGGCAGACTGCAAACCGCTGAGTGGATCGGTCTTCAATGCATCGGTGCTGCCGGCATCTACCGCGGAAGGAATTTCTTCTGTAACGGAGCCAACCTGGCTTATCGGAAACAAGCATTCACAGAGAGCGGAGGATTCACCAGGAGCAAGAAGAGGCTGTCGGGTGATGACACGGACCTCCTGCTGCAATTCAGTCGAAGCTGGCCCGGCAGCATCGGCTTTCAATCCGGGACAGGTGCTATCGTCGAAACCTTCGCAGACGATGGTATTGGTTCTGCGTTTAGTCAGCGTCATCGCTGGGCATCCAAGATCCCGGTTGCACTGACCACCGTTACCTTGCTGATTTCCCTGATCGCCTGGTTGTCGCATGCCGGCTTCCTGGCTGCGCTCTGCATCATGTTTTTCTCGCCCATTGCAGCCTTTGTGGTGCTGCCGGTCTTTTTCCTCAAGGTCCTTGCTGAATACCTCTTGTTGAAAGATGGAGCCGACTACTTCGGTCATCGCGTTTCCTTCGGCTTAATTTTAGCCGCTCAACCGTTCTATGCGCTCTACATCACCCTGGTAGGCGCGGCGGCAGTGTTTCTTCCCTATACCTGGAAAGGCCGAAAAGGCCGGTAA
- a CDS encoding ABC transporter permease codes for MRYDSPGQQVWRRFRKNGAAMSGLAVIALAILVALCCTVIRSDESPEANRICLPIGNQRPGFTSDFLLLRKNQEAMVPGLWQQFWNGTPDSMQWVAVSDWRIASDTVFYHEWSPDALLPEQFVLLAEAVWPLLDPHQLVNTDGKWSARDVYGTIRTSSTEELRTTFSEHQVTRRTFLLGTDRYGRDMLSRLLTGTRITFFVGLVAVVIALLVGVTLGSLAGFFRGRIDRFILWLINVTWSMPTLLLVIAITLLLGKGFSQVFIAVGLTLWVDVARLVRGQIFSVREQEFVTAGRALGYKNARVIFRHILPNIAGPVLVVAAANFSTAILLEAGLSFLGIGAQPPTPSWGAMIKENYGYIILPGTAYLAVLPGLAILLLTLAFTFVANGLRDALDSRQQLLSA; via the coding sequence ATGCGATACGATTCTCCCGGTCAGCAAGTCTGGCGCCGCTTTCGAAAAAACGGTGCGGCCATGTCCGGATTAGCGGTCATCGCGCTTGCGATCCTGGTAGCTCTTTGCTGCACTGTCATTCGATCCGATGAAAGCCCGGAGGCTAACCGGATCTGCCTGCCGATCGGGAATCAACGCCCGGGATTCACTTCCGATTTTCTCTTGTTAAGAAAGAACCAGGAAGCCATGGTCCCGGGTCTGTGGCAACAGTTCTGGAACGGAACCCCGGATTCGATGCAATGGGTGGCGGTTTCCGATTGGCGCATCGCGTCCGATACGGTTTTCTATCATGAATGGTCGCCCGATGCCCTGCTCCCGGAGCAGTTCGTGCTCCTGGCCGAAGCGGTATGGCCCTTACTGGATCCGCATCAGTTGGTGAACACGGATGGCAAGTGGTCAGCGCGCGATGTTTATGGTACCATCCGTACTTCCTCCACGGAAGAATTGAGAACGACATTCAGCGAGCACCAGGTCACCCGCCGGACGTTTCTACTTGGTACCGACCGGTACGGTCGCGATATGCTGAGCCGCCTGCTTACCGGAACGCGTATCACTTTTTTCGTCGGTCTCGTCGCTGTCGTCATCGCGCTGCTCGTGGGCGTGACCCTGGGTTCCTTAGCCGGTTTCTTCCGGGGAAGAATCGACCGGTTCATCTTATGGCTCATCAACGTTACCTGGTCGATGCCAACCTTGCTGCTCGTCATTGCGATCACCTTGCTACTGGGTAAAGGCTTTTCACAGGTCTTTATCGCCGTGGGACTGACGTTGTGGGTGGATGTGGCCCGCCTGGTACGCGGACAGATCTTCAGCGTGCGGGAACAGGAGTTCGTAACGGCGGGGAGAGCATTGGGCTATAAGAACGCCCGGGTCATTTTTCGTCATATACTCCCCAACATCGCCGGGCCGGTGCTCGTTGTCGCCGCCGCGAATTTCTCTACCGCGATCCTGCTCGAAGCCGGACTGAGTTTTCTTGGCATCGGCGCACAACCACCTACGCCAAGCTGGGGTGCGATGATCAAGGAGAACTATGGCTACATCATTCTTCCCGGTACGGCCTACCTGGCCGTGTTACCGGGCCTTGCCATCCTCTTGCTGACCCTCGCCTTCACCTTTGTGGCCAACGGGCTACGCGACGCCCTCGACAGCAGGCAACAGCTCTTGTCGGCCTGA
- the dnaE gene encoding DNA polymerase III subunit alpha, translated as MPNFSHLHVHTQFSLLDGAADISDLYKKAVKDKMPAIAITDHGNMFGAFKFVAEASKHNTKEHPDTIKPIVGCEFYVVENRHKQQFTKDDRDQRFHQLLLAKNAEGYKNLVKLCSLGYIEGLYGKYPRIDKELVLKYHKGLIATTCCLGALVPRTILRKGEAEGEKEFKWWLDLFGEDYYIELQRHDIPEQHKVNEVLLRWAVKYGVKVIASNDSHYTDRDDYNAHDILLCINTGEKQATPTMKEFSDDDAFTKGKRFAFYNDQFYFKTTDEMSTLFSDVPEAIDNTNEIVSKIETLKLKQDILLPHYQLPKGFTDQDEYLRHITFEGAKKRYGDIAPETEERLNFELFTIKTMGFAGYFLIVADFIKAGRDLGVFVGPGRGSAAGSAVAYCIGITNIDPIKYNLLFERFLNPDRKSMPDIDTDFDDVGRQKVIDYVVTKYGRNQVAQIVTYGTMAAKMSIKDVARVLDLPLPESNALAKLVPERPGIELQRVLEAPLDGEKSLREKENLSSDDLEQVKRLREIYNGKDLHAEVLREALRLEGSVRNTGIHAAGIIIAPKDLTEIIPVATSKDTELLITQFDGKVIEDAGVIKMDFLGLKTLTIIRDALRLIEQNHGVKIDIDAIPLDDTKTFELYQRGETNGTFQFESAGMQKYLKELRPDKFEDLIAMNALYRPGPLEYIPNFIARKHGREAVAYDLPAMEEYLQESYGITVYQEQVMLLSQKLAGFTKGDADTLRKAMGKKQKDVLDKMKSKFMDGCKANGHDPEVCEKIWTDWEAFASYAFNKSHSTCYAFVAFQTAYLKAHYPAEYMASVLTHNLGTIDKITFFMEECRRMGIPVLGPDVNESLYDFSVNQQGQIRFGLGAVKGVGENAVISIIDERTKEGPYESIFDLTKRVSSKAMNKKCLESLVQAGALDSLGSIERSRYFAIDPKDNANGIEKAIRFGSALQNKQGSMQNSLFGDDHEETIALPVIPEGEFWNNLEKLRKEKEVIGFYISGHPLDEYRFEIRSFCSHRIEQLANLEELKNREVSIAGILTEVNHRISKNGKPFGSFTVEDYTGGVQMVLFGEDYMKMKDYLAQESFVFIRAKVQNRFNAPDQYEVRPYMMQYLSDVSDKMAKSFTLKLPLSVLSEGLIDRLSDVLSASPGNCQVKIQVSDPVDNLAVDLPSRKLRIRLNRQLLEDLDAIGTVEYQVN; from the coding sequence ATGCCGAACTTTTCCCACCTGCACGTCCATACGCAGTTTTCCCTGTTGGACGGGGCTGCCGATATATCCGACCTCTATAAAAAGGCCGTCAAGGACAAGATGCCTGCCATTGCCATCACCGATCATGGCAATATGTTCGGCGCTTTTAAGTTTGTCGCGGAGGCTTCCAAACACAACACGAAAGAACATCCGGATACGATCAAGCCGATCGTCGGATGCGAATTCTATGTGGTGGAGAATCGCCACAAGCAACAGTTTACCAAAGACGACCGCGACCAGCGTTTTCATCAACTCCTGTTGGCGAAGAACGCGGAAGGGTACAAGAACCTGGTCAAGCTGTGTTCACTCGGCTACATCGAAGGGTTGTATGGTAAATATCCCCGCATCGACAAGGAGTTGGTGTTGAAGTACCATAAAGGGTTGATCGCTACGACCTGCTGCCTGGGTGCCCTGGTGCCGCGCACCATTCTGCGTAAAGGCGAGGCCGAAGGAGAGAAAGAGTTCAAGTGGTGGCTCGACCTGTTCGGTGAGGATTATTACATCGAACTTCAACGACACGATATTCCCGAACAGCACAAAGTGAATGAGGTGCTGTTGCGATGGGCGGTCAAGTATGGTGTAAAGGTGATCGCCTCGAACGATTCCCATTATACCGATCGCGATGATTACAATGCCCACGACATCCTGCTGTGTATCAATACCGGGGAGAAGCAGGCGACTCCGACGATGAAGGAGTTCAGCGACGACGATGCTTTTACGAAAGGAAAACGCTTCGCTTTCTACAACGACCAGTTCTATTTCAAGACGACCGACGAAATGTCGACGCTCTTTTCCGATGTGCCGGAGGCGATCGACAACACCAACGAAATTGTCTCCAAAATCGAGACGCTTAAGCTGAAGCAGGATATTCTGCTTCCGCACTACCAATTGCCGAAGGGATTTACCGACCAGGACGAATACCTGCGGCACATCACCTTCGAGGGCGCGAAAAAGCGTTATGGCGACATCGCTCCGGAAACCGAAGAGCGACTCAACTTCGAGTTGTTTACGATCAAGACGATGGGCTTCGCGGGCTACTTCCTGATCGTTGCGGATTTCATCAAGGCTGGCCGCGACCTCGGCGTTTTCGTCGGACCAGGCCGCGGATCGGCCGCCGGTTCTGCCGTGGCGTATTGCATCGGCATTACGAATATTGATCCGATCAAGTACAACCTGCTGTTCGAGCGATTCCTGAATCCGGATCGCAAGAGCATGCCCGATATCGATACCGACTTCGACGATGTAGGCCGTCAGAAAGTGATCGACTATGTCGTGACGAAGTACGGACGAAACCAGGTGGCCCAGATCGTCACCTACGGCACCATGGCCGCCAAGATGAGCATCAAGGACGTGGCGCGTGTCCTGGATCTGCCATTGCCCGAATCCAATGCCCTGGCCAAGCTGGTGCCGGAGCGGCCCGGCATCGAACTCCAGCGGGTACTCGAGGCCCCACTCGATGGAGAAAAAAGCCTTCGCGAAAAGGAGAACCTCAGCAGCGATGATCTGGAACAGGTCAAGCGCCTGCGTGAGATATATAATGGAAAAGACCTGCATGCTGAGGTGCTGCGAGAGGCCCTCCGACTGGAAGGGTCGGTCCGGAATACCGGCATCCATGCCGCTGGTATCATCATAGCGCCGAAGGATCTCACCGAGATCATCCCGGTCGCCACCTCGAAGGATACGGAATTGCTCATCACCCAGTTTGATGGCAAAGTCATTGAGGATGCCGGCGTCATCAAGATGGACTTCCTTGGGCTGAAAACGCTGACGATCATTCGTGATGCGTTGCGTCTCATTGAGCAGAATCACGGTGTCAAGATCGATATTGACGCCATCCCGCTCGACGATACCAAGACGTTTGAACTCTACCAACGCGGCGAAACAAACGGAACGTTCCAGTTCGAATCCGCCGGCATGCAGAAATACCTCAAGGAGTTGCGCCCCGACAAGTTCGAGGACCTCATCGCCATGAACGCCCTCTACCGTCCGGGCCCGCTGGAATACATCCCCAACTTTATCGCACGTAAACACGGCCGGGAGGCGGTTGCCTACGACCTGCCGGCGATGGAAGAATACCTTCAGGAGTCTTACGGGATCACCGTCTATCAGGAGCAGGTCATGCTGCTGTCGCAAAAACTGGCCGGATTCACCAAGGGCGACGCGGATACGCTGCGGAAGGCGATGGGCAAGAAGCAGAAGGACGTACTCGACAAGATGAAGTCGAAGTTCATGGACGGTTGCAAAGCCAACGGACATGATCCGGAGGTCTGCGAGAAGATCTGGACCGACTGGGAAGCGTTCGCTTCCTATGCGTTCAATAAATCACACTCCACCTGCTACGCGTTCGTAGCGTTCCAAACGGCCTACCTCAAAGCGCATTACCCGGCCGAATACATGGCTTCGGTACTGACGCACAACCTCGGAACGATCGATAAGATCACCTTCTTCATGGAAGAATGCCGGCGGATGGGTATTCCGGTTCTCGGGCCCGACGTGAACGAATCGCTCTATGATTTCAGTGTCAACCAACAAGGACAGATTCGATTCGGATTGGGTGCGGTGAAAGGGGTTGGGGAGAACGCGGTGATCTCCATCATTGACGAACGAACCAAAGAGGGGCCCTACGAAAGCATTTTCGATCTTACCAAACGTGTCAGCAGCAAGGCGATGAACAAGAAATGCCTGGAGAGCCTTGTGCAGGCCGGTGCGCTGGACAGCCTTGGATCGATCGAGCGATCACGCTATTTCGCGATCGATCCCAAAGACAACGCCAACGGCATCGAGAAGGCGATACGTTTCGGTAGCGCCTTGCAGAACAAACAAGGTTCCATGCAGAATAGCCTTTTCGGAGACGATCATGAAGAGACCATCGCATTGCCCGTGATTCCGGAAGGGGAGTTTTGGAATAACCTGGAGAAGTTGCGGAAGGAAAAAGAAGTAATCGGATTCTACATCAGCGGCCATCCCCTCGACGAATACCGGTTCGAGATCCGCAGCTTTTGCAGTCATCGCATCGAACAACTGGCGAACCTGGAGGAGTTGAAGAACCGGGAAGTTTCCATTGCGGGAATTCTGACGGAAGTGAATCACCGTATCAGCAAGAATGGAAAACCATTCGGCTCGTTCACTGTTGAGGATTATACCGGCGGGGTTCAAATGGTCTTGTTCGGAGAGGACTACATGAAGATGAAAGACTACCTGGCACAGGAATCATTCGTCTTCATCAGGGCCAAAGTCCAGAACCGGTTCAATGCACCCGATCAGTATGAAGTTCGCCCGTATATGATGCAGTACCTGTCCGACGTAAGCGATAAAATGGCAAAATCCTTTACACTCAAACTGCCTTTGAGTGTCTTGTCGGAAGGGTTGATTGACCGCCTCTCGGACGTCCTGTCCGCCAGTCCGGGCAATTGCCAGGTGAAGATCCAGGTCAGCGACCCGGTGGACAATCTGGCGGTGGATTTACCTTCCAGAAAGCTTAGAATCCGCCTGAATAGGCAGCTTCTGGAGGATCTTGACGCCATCGGGACAGTAGAATATCAAGTTAATTAG
- the trxA gene encoding thioredoxin encodes MALEINDQNFEELVMKSDKPVLVDFWAEWCGPCRMVGPIVEELAKEYDGKAVIGKVNVDHNPNISMNFGIRNIPTLLIFKNGQVVDKQVGAVPKSILANKLNAQIA; translated from the coding sequence ATGGCATTAGAAATTAACGACCAGAATTTCGAAGAACTGGTCATGAAGTCCGATAAGCCGGTCCTCGTCGATTTTTGGGCCGAGTGGTGTGGACCCTGCCGCATGGTAGGTCCGATCGTGGAAGAACTCGCCAAAGAATACGACGGCAAGGCTGTGATCGGTAAGGTAAACGTGGATCATAACCCGAACATTTCGATGAACTTCGGTATCCGGAATATCCCGACCCTGTTGATCTTCAAGAACGGTCAGGTAGTCGACAAGCAGGTCGGCGCCGTACCGAAGTCGATTCTGGCCAATAAATTGAACGCCCAGATCGCCTGA
- a CDS encoding DUF58 domain-containing protein: MPVNQQEIQRFGHLELLAKQVVEGFITGLHKSPFHGFSVEFAEHRLYNTGESTRHIDWKLFGRTEKLFVKRYEEETNLRCQLVIDNSSSMHFPEPGQSKIPNKIDFSVHAAAALAYLLRMQRDAVGLSVFSDTMEMNTPPRSSSVHHKLLFSQFEDLLRHKGLELAKKTVAASALHEIAETIHRRSLVIIFSDMMDSRASSEELFSALQHLRYNKHEVVLFHVVDKRLEEEFMFENRPYRFVDVESGQEIKVHSNEVRASYVQAMADYKRELKLRCGQYRIDFVEADIRQGFEQVLLPFLLKRERMF, from the coding sequence ATGCCGGTCAATCAACAGGAGATCCAACGTTTCGGTCACCTCGAACTGCTTGCCAAGCAGGTAGTGGAGGGATTCATCACCGGGCTGCACAAAAGTCCGTTTCATGGTTTCTCCGTGGAATTCGCCGAGCACCGGCTCTACAATACCGGCGAATCGACCCGGCACATCGATTGGAAACTCTTCGGCCGTACCGAAAAGCTCTTCGTCAAACGCTACGAAGAAGAGACCAACCTGCGTTGTCAGTTGGTCATCGACAATTCTTCCTCGATGCACTTCCCGGAACCCGGGCAATCGAAGATCCCGAACAAGATCGATTTCTCGGTGCATGCCGCCGCTGCACTGGCGTATCTGCTGCGAATGCAACGCGACGCGGTCGGACTCAGCGTCTTCTCCGACACGATGGAGATGAACACACCGCCCCGTTCGAGTTCTGTGCATCATAAGCTTTTATTCTCCCAATTCGAAGACCTGTTACGTCATAAGGGTCTTGAGCTTGCGAAGAAAACGGTCGCGGCATCCGCGCTGCACGAGATCGCGGAGACCATTCATCGTCGTTCGCTCGTCATCATCTTCAGCGATATGATGGATTCGCGGGCCTCATCCGAGGAGCTGTTTTCGGCCCTGCAGCACTTGCGGTACAACAAGCATGAAGTGGTGCTGTTTCACGTGGTCGACAAGCGCCTGGAAGAAGAATTCATGTTCGAGAACCGGCCTTATCGGTTCGTGGATGTGGAATCAGGACAGGAGATCAAGGTGCACAGCAATGAAGTACGGGCCTCCTATGTACAGGCTATGGCGGATTACAAACGTGAATTGAAACTCCGCTGCGGTCAATACCGCATCGATTTCGTCGAAGCCGACATCCGGCAAGGCTTCGAACAGGTGCTGCTGCCCTTCCTGCTCAAGCGCGAGCGGATGTTCTGA
- a CDS encoding c-type cytochrome: MIAAWWSTLDQPESSSDKETTGTAMLEEKKDSLWHAPDTADWQQLSNVEQLRYGRDLIANTSHYLGPKGTVAAITNGMNCQNCHLEAGTKPFGNNYSAVYSTYPKFRERSGAIESIPKRVNDCLERSLNGKAIDTSSTEMQAIVAYIRWLGTGVEPQVKPKGSGLQELAFLDRAADPAKGALAYSAKCQSCHGSEGKGVLNAAASGYTYPPLWGDHSYNSGAGHFRLSRFAGYIHANMPLGATHNNPQLSEEEAWDLAAFINSQPRPKKDLRKDWPNPAGKPIDHPFGPYSDGFSEEQHKYGPFGPIKKARSTQQAAKGKTLASR; the protein is encoded by the coding sequence ATGATCGCTGCCTGGTGGTCAACGCTCGACCAACCGGAGTCATCGTCGGATAAAGAAACAACCGGGACGGCCATGTTGGAAGAAAAGAAAGACAGCCTTTGGCATGCACCCGATACTGCGGACTGGCAGCAACTGAGCAATGTGGAACAACTGCGCTACGGACGCGACCTGATCGCAAACACCTCGCATTACCTCGGTCCAAAAGGAACGGTCGCCGCCATTACCAACGGAATGAATTGTCAGAATTGTCATCTGGAAGCCGGCACAAAGCCATTTGGCAACAATTACAGCGCCGTGTACTCCACGTATCCGAAATTCCGGGAGCGGTCGGGGGCAATCGAGTCCATTCCCAAGCGCGTCAACGATTGTCTGGAACGCAGTCTCAACGGCAAAGCGATCGACACCAGCAGCACGGAAATGCAAGCGATCGTCGCTTATATCCGTTGGCTGGGAACTGGCGTTGAACCGCAGGTGAAGCCAAAAGGATCCGGTCTGCAGGAGCTTGCCTTCCTGGACCGTGCGGCCGATCCGGCTAAAGGCGCGCTCGCCTATTCCGCAAAGTGTCAATCGTGTCACGGAAGTGAAGGGAAAGGCGTTCTGAACGCAGCTGCCAGCGGCTATACCTATCCGCCCTTGTGGGGTGATCACAGCTATAATTCCGGCGCCGGCCATTTCCGGCTTTCCCGCTTTGCGGGTTATATACACGCCAACATGCCACTTGGAGCGACTCACAACAATCCGCAGTTGAGCGAAGAGGAAGCCTGGGATCTGGCGGCGTTCATCAATTCACAACCACGACCGAAGAAAGATCTCCGTAAGGACTGGCCAAATCCGGCTGGTAAACCGATCGATCATCCCTTCGGCCCCTATAGCGACGGATTTTCCGAGGAGCAACACAAATACGGGCCGTTCGGACCAATCAAGAAAGCGCGCAGTACACAACAAGCCGCTAAAGGGAAAACGTTGGCCAGCCGGTAA
- a CDS encoding YeeE/YedE family protein, which translates to MSPLTSTSFQSGAIAEQQDFANRSLDAICVNESHLRHPWWYNLKYAVVGIVFGIVFVKAEIISWFRIQEMFRFESFHMYGIIGSAVITGLLSVLIIKRFRLKTIYGEPVEIHPKTFNKGQIYGGLLFGLGWAMTGACPGPLFAQIGSGATVILVTFLSAVAGTWVYGYFREKLPH; encoded by the coding sequence ATGTCACCGCTCACTTCCACTTCCTTCCAATCCGGCGCCATTGCCGAGCAGCAGGATTTCGCCAACCGCTCACTCGACGCGATCTGCGTCAATGAATCGCACCTACGGCATCCCTGGTGGTACAACCTGAAATATGCTGTTGTCGGAATCGTCTTCGGAATCGTTTTCGTCAAGGCGGAGATCATCAGTTGGTTCCGCATTCAGGAGATGTTCCGGTTTGAATCCTTCCATATGTATGGTATCATCGGTAGCGCCGTCATCACCGGCCTGTTGTCGGTTCTGATCATCAAGCGCTTCCGTTTGAAGACCATCTATGGTGAACCGGTGGAGATTCATCCGAAGACCTTCAACAAAGGTCAGATCTACGGCGGATTGCTCTTCGGACTCGGTTGGGCCATGACCGGCGCCTGCCCGGGACCGCTCTTTGCGCAGATCGGCAGCGGTGCCACCGTCATATTGGTCACGTTCCTTTCTGCAGTGGCCGGCACCTGGGTTTACGGGTACTTCCGCGAGAAACTTCCACACTGA
- a CDS encoding YeeE/YedE family protein, producing the protein MQFLSQPWPWYVAGPIIGLIVPTLLLIGNKTFGISSSLRHVCAACMPANIPFFKYDWKKEVWNLFFVAGIALGGLLAVQLLSSDQPVRIADATANHLASFGIGTSNSLVPSELFNWSALFTLRGFILMVIGGFLVGFGTRYAGGCTSGHAIMGLSNLQWPSLVATIAFMVGGILMTWFILPNIL; encoded by the coding sequence ATGCAATTCCTCTCCCAACCCTGGCCGTGGTACGTAGCGGGGCCGATCATCGGACTGATCGTGCCTACCCTGCTGCTGATCGGCAATAAAACTTTCGGCATCTCCTCCTCCTTGCGCCACGTCTGCGCAGCGTGTATGCCGGCCAACATTCCTTTTTTCAAATACGACTGGAAAAAGGAGGTCTGGAATCTGTTCTTTGTAGCCGGCATTGCTCTCGGCGGATTGCTCGCTGTTCAGTTACTTTCTTCCGACCAGCCGGTCCGGATCGCGGATGCAACAGCGAACCATCTCGCATCCTTCGGTATCGGAACAAGCAACAGCCTGGTGCCCTCCGAACTCTTCAACTGGTCGGCACTCTTCACCCTCCGAGGTTTCATCCTCATGGTGATCGGCGGATTCCTGGTCGGTTTCGGAACACGATACGCGGGTGGCTGCACCAGCGGACACGCGATCATGGGATTGAGCAATCTGCAGTGGCCGTCACTTGTCGCGACAATCGCTTTCATGGTCGGGGGAATCCTCATGACCTGGTTCATCCTGCCTAACATCCTCTGA